From the genome of Salvelinus alpinus chromosome 19, SLU_Salpinus.1, whole genome shotgun sequence, one region includes:
- the LOC139545513 gene encoding lysine-specific demethylase 2B-like isoform X1, producing MALSLSADEEDYESESEQQHAANRPKPKMGTSAAVKLPSNRSASGARRRRTRCRKCEACLRTECGDCHFCKDMKKFGGPGRMKQSCIMRQCIAPVLPHTAVCVVCGEAGKEDSLEEEEDKFNIMLMECSICSEIVHPNCLKVKDASGVVNDELPNCWECPKCNSAGKTGKVCKQKRGPGFKYASNLPGSLLREQKAVKEEGESTSTSTVKRKPERDETPRHRPEEWEPLHRQPPVLSPSTLPRPRPEDKLRKKRKLFDDDYEEDFDVRKKGKSDGHLFINQIKTEEEEEVDEEEKASLYRRGLERRGRLRDTEEEAEDGDDEDTKTSLPRPPLKTSVLDSDQSHCSSPWAGPSSEGGSEPQEKGPRPKACRKRRLPNKELSKELSKALNQEIQKTEDCLANENRQPLKVEPESENEEPKRSFRNGSDLGGERPHLWTKEINGTPWELRHFYPSQITPLGFNRSSPGTRPLPPRSPPKCVQMERHVIRPPPISPPPDRLPLVDGKTHAVQREVWVKIFGHVTHKELCVCMRVCKTWNRWCCDKRLWTIIDLNRCKSITPLMLSGIIRRQPLSLDLSWTNISKKQLSWLINRLPGLRVLLLSGCSWVAVSALCTSSCPLLRTLDVQWVEGLKDAQMRDLLSPPTDNRPGQLDNRFKLRNVVDLRLAGLDITDASLRLIIRHMPVLSQLDLSYCNHVNDQSVNLLTAAGTTTRDSLTEINLSVCNRVTDHSLTFFKRCGSICHIDLRYCKQVTKTACEQFIAEMSVSVQFGLKEDKLLQKLG from the exons CAGCATGCAGCCAACCGGCCAAAGCCCAAGATGGGGACGTCAGCAGCGGTCAAGCTGCCGTCCAATCGCAGTGCGTCTGGCGCCAGACGCAGGAGAACACGCTGCCGAAAGTGTGAGGCGTGCCTCCGAACCGAGTGTGGAGACTGTCACTTCTGTAAAGACATGAAGAAGTTTGGAGGACCAGGGCGCATGAAGCAGTCCTGTATCATGAGGCAGTGCATTGCA CCTGTCCTGCCCCACAcggctgtgtgtgttgtgtgtggagAAGCAGGTAAGGAGGACtccctggaggaagaggaggacaagtTCAACATCATGCTCATGGAGTGCTCCATCTGCAGTGAGATTGTTCACCCCAACTGCTTAAAG GTTAAAGATGCGTCTGGCGTGGTGAATGATGAACTTCCCAACTGTTGGGAATGTCCCAAATGCAACTCAGCTGGGAAAACAGGAAAA GTCTGCAAGCAAAAAAGGGGACCAGGGTTCAAGTACGCGTCCAACCTCCCTGGCTCTCTGCTGAGGGAGCAGAAGGCGGTCAAGGAGGAGGGCGAGTCCACCTCTACGTCTACAGTCAAGAGGAAGCCTGAGAGGGATGAGACTCCCAGACACAGACCTGAGGAATGGGAGCCCCTTCACAGACAACCCCCTGTCCTGTCCCCCAGCACCCTGCCTCGGCCCAGACCTGAGGACAAACTGAGGAAGAAGAGAAAGCTCTTCGACGATGACTACGAAGAGGACTTTGATGTGAGGAAGAAG GGAAAGTCAGATGGACATCTGTTCATTAATCAGATCAAgactgaagaggaggaggaggtagatgaagaggagaaggCCTCTCTGTACCGGCgaggcctggagaggagagggcgTTTAAGAGATAccgaggaggaggcagaggacgGGGATGACGAGGACACAAAGACAAGCCTGCCCAGGCCTCCTCTCAAAACTTCTGTTCTAGACAGTGACCAGTCTCACTGCAGCTCTCCATGGGCTGGCCCCAGTAGCGAGGGGGGCAGTGAACCCCAGGAGAAGGGCCCACGTCCCAAAGCGTGCCGCAAACGCCGATTACCAAACAAAGAGCTGAGCAAAGAGCTGAGCAAAGCACTGAACCAGGAGATCCAGAAGACCGAGGACTGCCTTGCCAATGAGAACCGCCAGCCCCTGAAGGTGGAGCCAGAGAGTGAGAATGAAGAGCCAAAGAGGAGCTTCCGCAATGGCAGTGACCTAGGAGGGGAGCGGCCACACCTCTGGACCAAGGAAATTAACGGCACTCCCTGGGAGCTGCGCCACTTCTACCCCAGCCAAATCACCCCTCTGGGCTTCAACAGGAGCTCCCCTGGCACCCGGCCCCTGCCCCCACGCTCCCCACCCAAGTGTGTCCAAATGGAGCGCCACGTCATCCGGCCGCCCCCCATCAGCCCCCCACCGGATAGACTGCCCCTGGTGGACGGGAAAACCCACGCGGTGCAGCGAGAGGTCTGGGTGAAGATCTTCGGACACGTCACACACAAGGAGCTGTGTGTCTGCATGCGTGTCTGCAAGACATGGAACCGATG GTGCTGTGATAAAAGACTGTGGACCATAATTGATCTGAACCGCTGTAAATCTATTACTCCCCTTATGCTGAGTGGCATCATCCGCAGACAGCCCCTCTCACTGGACCTCAGCTGGACCAACATCTCCAAGAAGCAACTAAGCTGGCTTATAAACCGCTTACCGG GTCTGCGGGTGTTGCTGCTCTCAGGTTGCTCATGGGTGGCTGTGTCTGCCCTCTGCACCTCTAGCTGCCCTCTGCTGCGCACCCTTGATGTGCAGTGGGTGGAGGGGCTCAAAGATGCCCAGATGAGGGACCTGCTCTCGCCTCCGACCGACAACAGACCAG gCCAGTTGGACAACCGTTTTAAGCTGAGGAACGTTGTGGACTTGCGTCTGGCCGGACTGGACATCACAGACGCCTCTCTGCGTCTGATTATCAGACATATGCCGGTACTTTCACAACTGGACCTGAGCTACTGCAACCACGTCAACGACCAGTCGGTCAACCTGCTGACGGCCGCAGGGACCACAACCAGAGACTCCCTCACAGAGATCAACCTGTCAG TTTGTAATAGGGTGACAGACCATTCCCTTACCTTCTTCAAGCGCTGTGGGAGCATCTGTCACATTGACCTACGCTACTGCAAACAGGTGACCAAGACGGCCTGTGAACAGTTCATAGCAGAGATGTCCGTGAGTGTACAGTTTGGCCTCAAAGAGGACAAATTACTGCAGAAACTCGGCTAG
- the LOC139545513 gene encoding lysine-specific demethylase 2B-like isoform X3 codes for MALSLSADEEDYESESEQQHAANRPKPKMGTSAAVKLPSNRSASGARRRRTRCRKCEACLRTECGDCHFCKDMKKFGGPGRMKQSCIMRQCIAPVLPHTAVCVVCGEAGKEDSLEEEEDKFNIMLMECSICSEIVHPNCLKVKDASGVVNDELPNCWECPKCNSAGKTGKQKRGPGFKYASNLPGSLLREQKAVKEEGESTSTSTVKRKPERDETPRHRPEEWEPLHRQPPVLSPSTLPRPRPEDKLRKKRKLFDDDYEEDFDVRKKGKSDGHLFINQIKTEEEEEVDEEEKASLYRRGLERRGRLRDTEEEAEDGDDEDTKTSLPRPPLKTSVLDSDQSHCSSPWAGPSSEGGSEPQEKGPRPKACRKRRLPNKELSKELSKALNQEIQKTEDCLANENRQPLKVEPESENEEPKRSFRNGSDLGGERPHLWTKEINGTPWELRHFYPSQITPLGFNRSSPGTRPLPPRSPPKCVQMERHVIRPPPISPPPDRLPLVDGKTHAVQREVWVKIFGHVTHKELCVCMRVCKTWNRWCCDKRLWTIIDLNRCKSITPLMLSGIIRRQPLSLDLSWTNISKKQLSWLINRLPGLRVLLLSGCSWVAVSALCTSSCPLLRTLDVQWVEGLKDAQMRDLLSPPTDNRPGQLDNRFKLRNVVDLRLAGLDITDASLRLIIRHMPVLSQLDLSYCNHVNDQSVNLLTAAGTTTRDSLTEINLSVCNRVTDHSLTFFKRCGSICHIDLRYCKQVTKTACEQFIAEMSVSVQFGLKEDKLLQKLG; via the exons CAGCATGCAGCCAACCGGCCAAAGCCCAAGATGGGGACGTCAGCAGCGGTCAAGCTGCCGTCCAATCGCAGTGCGTCTGGCGCCAGACGCAGGAGAACACGCTGCCGAAAGTGTGAGGCGTGCCTCCGAACCGAGTGTGGAGACTGTCACTTCTGTAAAGACATGAAGAAGTTTGGAGGACCAGGGCGCATGAAGCAGTCCTGTATCATGAGGCAGTGCATTGCA CCTGTCCTGCCCCACAcggctgtgtgtgttgtgtgtggagAAGCAGGTAAGGAGGACtccctggaggaagaggaggacaagtTCAACATCATGCTCATGGAGTGCTCCATCTGCAGTGAGATTGTTCACCCCAACTGCTTAAAG GTTAAAGATGCGTCTGGCGTGGTGAATGATGAACTTCCCAACTGTTGGGAATGTCCCAAATGCAACTCAGCTGGGAAAACAGGAAAA CAAAAAAGGGGACCAGGGTTCAAGTACGCGTCCAACCTCCCTGGCTCTCTGCTGAGGGAGCAGAAGGCGGTCAAGGAGGAGGGCGAGTCCACCTCTACGTCTACAGTCAAGAGGAAGCCTGAGAGGGATGAGACTCCCAGACACAGACCTGAGGAATGGGAGCCCCTTCACAGACAACCCCCTGTCCTGTCCCCCAGCACCCTGCCTCGGCCCAGACCTGAGGACAAACTGAGGAAGAAGAGAAAGCTCTTCGACGATGACTACGAAGAGGACTTTGATGTGAGGAAGAAG GGAAAGTCAGATGGACATCTGTTCATTAATCAGATCAAgactgaagaggaggaggaggtagatgaagaggagaaggCCTCTCTGTACCGGCgaggcctggagaggagagggcgTTTAAGAGATAccgaggaggaggcagaggacgGGGATGACGAGGACACAAAGACAAGCCTGCCCAGGCCTCCTCTCAAAACTTCTGTTCTAGACAGTGACCAGTCTCACTGCAGCTCTCCATGGGCTGGCCCCAGTAGCGAGGGGGGCAGTGAACCCCAGGAGAAGGGCCCACGTCCCAAAGCGTGCCGCAAACGCCGATTACCAAACAAAGAGCTGAGCAAAGAGCTGAGCAAAGCACTGAACCAGGAGATCCAGAAGACCGAGGACTGCCTTGCCAATGAGAACCGCCAGCCCCTGAAGGTGGAGCCAGAGAGTGAGAATGAAGAGCCAAAGAGGAGCTTCCGCAATGGCAGTGACCTAGGAGGGGAGCGGCCACACCTCTGGACCAAGGAAATTAACGGCACTCCCTGGGAGCTGCGCCACTTCTACCCCAGCCAAATCACCCCTCTGGGCTTCAACAGGAGCTCCCCTGGCACCCGGCCCCTGCCCCCACGCTCCCCACCCAAGTGTGTCCAAATGGAGCGCCACGTCATCCGGCCGCCCCCCATCAGCCCCCCACCGGATAGACTGCCCCTGGTGGACGGGAAAACCCACGCGGTGCAGCGAGAGGTCTGGGTGAAGATCTTCGGACACGTCACACACAAGGAGCTGTGTGTCTGCATGCGTGTCTGCAAGACATGGAACCGATG GTGCTGTGATAAAAGACTGTGGACCATAATTGATCTGAACCGCTGTAAATCTATTACTCCCCTTATGCTGAGTGGCATCATCCGCAGACAGCCCCTCTCACTGGACCTCAGCTGGACCAACATCTCCAAGAAGCAACTAAGCTGGCTTATAAACCGCTTACCGG GTCTGCGGGTGTTGCTGCTCTCAGGTTGCTCATGGGTGGCTGTGTCTGCCCTCTGCACCTCTAGCTGCCCTCTGCTGCGCACCCTTGATGTGCAGTGGGTGGAGGGGCTCAAAGATGCCCAGATGAGGGACCTGCTCTCGCCTCCGACCGACAACAGACCAG gCCAGTTGGACAACCGTTTTAAGCTGAGGAACGTTGTGGACTTGCGTCTGGCCGGACTGGACATCACAGACGCCTCTCTGCGTCTGATTATCAGACATATGCCGGTACTTTCACAACTGGACCTGAGCTACTGCAACCACGTCAACGACCAGTCGGTCAACCTGCTGACGGCCGCAGGGACCACAACCAGAGACTCCCTCACAGAGATCAACCTGTCAG TTTGTAATAGGGTGACAGACCATTCCCTTACCTTCTTCAAGCGCTGTGGGAGCATCTGTCACATTGACCTACGCTACTGCAAACAGGTGACCAAGACGGCCTGTGAACAGTTCATAGCAGAGATGTCCGTGAGTGTACAGTTTGGCCTCAAAGAGGACAAATTACTGCAGAAACTCGGCTAG
- the LOC139545513 gene encoding lysine-specific demethylase 2B-like isoform X4: MALSLSADEEDYESESEQQHAANRPKPKMGTSAAVKLPSNRSASGARRRRTRCRKCEACLRTECGDCHFCKDMKKFGGPGRMKQSCIMRQCIAPVLPHTAVCVVCGEAGKEDSLEEEEDKFNIMLMECSICSEIVHPNCLKVKDASGVVNDELPNCWECPKCNSAGKTGKVCKQKRGPGFKYASNLPGSLLREQKAVKEEGESTSTSTVKRKPERDETPRHRPEEWEPLHRQPPVLSPSTLPRPRPEDKLRKKRKLFDDDYEEDFDGKSDGHLFINQIKTEEEEEVDEEEKASLYRRGLERRGRLRDTEEEAEDGDDEDTKTSLPRPPLKTSVLDSDQSHCSSPWAGPSSEGGSEPQEKGPRPKACRKRRLPNKELSKELSKALNQEIQKTEDCLANENRQPLKVEPESENEEPKRSFRNGSDLGGERPHLWTKEINGTPWELRHFYPSQITPLGFNRSSPGTRPLPPRSPPKCVQMERHVIRPPPISPPPDRLPLVDGKTHAVQREVWVKIFGHVTHKELCVCMRVCKTWNRWCCDKRLWTIIDLNRCKSITPLMLSGIIRRQPLSLDLSWTNISKKQLSWLINRLPGLRVLLLSGCSWVAVSALCTSSCPLLRTLDVQWVEGLKDAQMRDLLSPPTDNRPGQLDNRFKLRNVVDLRLAGLDITDASLRLIIRHMPVLSQLDLSYCNHVNDQSVNLLTAAGTTTRDSLTEINLSVCNRVTDHSLTFFKRCGSICHIDLRYCKQVTKTACEQFIAEMSVSVQFGLKEDKLLQKLG, encoded by the exons CAGCATGCAGCCAACCGGCCAAAGCCCAAGATGGGGACGTCAGCAGCGGTCAAGCTGCCGTCCAATCGCAGTGCGTCTGGCGCCAGACGCAGGAGAACACGCTGCCGAAAGTGTGAGGCGTGCCTCCGAACCGAGTGTGGAGACTGTCACTTCTGTAAAGACATGAAGAAGTTTGGAGGACCAGGGCGCATGAAGCAGTCCTGTATCATGAGGCAGTGCATTGCA CCTGTCCTGCCCCACAcggctgtgtgtgttgtgtgtggagAAGCAGGTAAGGAGGACtccctggaggaagaggaggacaagtTCAACATCATGCTCATGGAGTGCTCCATCTGCAGTGAGATTGTTCACCCCAACTGCTTAAAG GTTAAAGATGCGTCTGGCGTGGTGAATGATGAACTTCCCAACTGTTGGGAATGTCCCAAATGCAACTCAGCTGGGAAAACAGGAAAA GTCTGCAAGCAAAAAAGGGGACCAGGGTTCAAGTACGCGTCCAACCTCCCTGGCTCTCTGCTGAGGGAGCAGAAGGCGGTCAAGGAGGAGGGCGAGTCCACCTCTACGTCTACAGTCAAGAGGAAGCCTGAGAGGGATGAGACTCCCAGACACAGACCTGAGGAATGGGAGCCCCTTCACAGACAACCCCCTGTCCTGTCCCCCAGCACCCTGCCTCGGCCCAGACCTGAGGACAAACTGAGGAAGAAGAGAAAGCTCTTCGACGATGACTACGAAGAGGACTTTGAT GGAAAGTCAGATGGACATCTGTTCATTAATCAGATCAAgactgaagaggaggaggaggtagatgaagaggagaaggCCTCTCTGTACCGGCgaggcctggagaggagagggcgTTTAAGAGATAccgaggaggaggcagaggacgGGGATGACGAGGACACAAAGACAAGCCTGCCCAGGCCTCCTCTCAAAACTTCTGTTCTAGACAGTGACCAGTCTCACTGCAGCTCTCCATGGGCTGGCCCCAGTAGCGAGGGGGGCAGTGAACCCCAGGAGAAGGGCCCACGTCCCAAAGCGTGCCGCAAACGCCGATTACCAAACAAAGAGCTGAGCAAAGAGCTGAGCAAAGCACTGAACCAGGAGATCCAGAAGACCGAGGACTGCCTTGCCAATGAGAACCGCCAGCCCCTGAAGGTGGAGCCAGAGAGTGAGAATGAAGAGCCAAAGAGGAGCTTCCGCAATGGCAGTGACCTAGGAGGGGAGCGGCCACACCTCTGGACCAAGGAAATTAACGGCACTCCCTGGGAGCTGCGCCACTTCTACCCCAGCCAAATCACCCCTCTGGGCTTCAACAGGAGCTCCCCTGGCACCCGGCCCCTGCCCCCACGCTCCCCACCCAAGTGTGTCCAAATGGAGCGCCACGTCATCCGGCCGCCCCCCATCAGCCCCCCACCGGATAGACTGCCCCTGGTGGACGGGAAAACCCACGCGGTGCAGCGAGAGGTCTGGGTGAAGATCTTCGGACACGTCACACACAAGGAGCTGTGTGTCTGCATGCGTGTCTGCAAGACATGGAACCGATG GTGCTGTGATAAAAGACTGTGGACCATAATTGATCTGAACCGCTGTAAATCTATTACTCCCCTTATGCTGAGTGGCATCATCCGCAGACAGCCCCTCTCACTGGACCTCAGCTGGACCAACATCTCCAAGAAGCAACTAAGCTGGCTTATAAACCGCTTACCGG GTCTGCGGGTGTTGCTGCTCTCAGGTTGCTCATGGGTGGCTGTGTCTGCCCTCTGCACCTCTAGCTGCCCTCTGCTGCGCACCCTTGATGTGCAGTGGGTGGAGGGGCTCAAAGATGCCCAGATGAGGGACCTGCTCTCGCCTCCGACCGACAACAGACCAG gCCAGTTGGACAACCGTTTTAAGCTGAGGAACGTTGTGGACTTGCGTCTGGCCGGACTGGACATCACAGACGCCTCTCTGCGTCTGATTATCAGACATATGCCGGTACTTTCACAACTGGACCTGAGCTACTGCAACCACGTCAACGACCAGTCGGTCAACCTGCTGACGGCCGCAGGGACCACAACCAGAGACTCCCTCACAGAGATCAACCTGTCAG TTTGTAATAGGGTGACAGACCATTCCCTTACCTTCTTCAAGCGCTGTGGGAGCATCTGTCACATTGACCTACGCTACTGCAAACAGGTGACCAAGACGGCCTGTGAACAGTTCATAGCAGAGATGTCCGTGAGTGTACAGTTTGGCCTCAAAGAGGACAAATTACTGCAGAAACTCGGCTAG
- the LOC139545513 gene encoding lysine-specific demethylase 2B-like isoform X2 has product MALSLSADEEDYESESEQHAANRPKPKMGTSAAVKLPSNRSASGARRRRTRCRKCEACLRTECGDCHFCKDMKKFGGPGRMKQSCIMRQCIAPVLPHTAVCVVCGEAGKEDSLEEEEDKFNIMLMECSICSEIVHPNCLKVKDASGVVNDELPNCWECPKCNSAGKTGKVCKQKRGPGFKYASNLPGSLLREQKAVKEEGESTSTSTVKRKPERDETPRHRPEEWEPLHRQPPVLSPSTLPRPRPEDKLRKKRKLFDDDYEEDFDVRKKGKSDGHLFINQIKTEEEEEVDEEEKASLYRRGLERRGRLRDTEEEAEDGDDEDTKTSLPRPPLKTSVLDSDQSHCSSPWAGPSSEGGSEPQEKGPRPKACRKRRLPNKELSKELSKALNQEIQKTEDCLANENRQPLKVEPESENEEPKRSFRNGSDLGGERPHLWTKEINGTPWELRHFYPSQITPLGFNRSSPGTRPLPPRSPPKCVQMERHVIRPPPISPPPDRLPLVDGKTHAVQREVWVKIFGHVTHKELCVCMRVCKTWNRWCCDKRLWTIIDLNRCKSITPLMLSGIIRRQPLSLDLSWTNISKKQLSWLINRLPGLRVLLLSGCSWVAVSALCTSSCPLLRTLDVQWVEGLKDAQMRDLLSPPTDNRPGQLDNRFKLRNVVDLRLAGLDITDASLRLIIRHMPVLSQLDLSYCNHVNDQSVNLLTAAGTTTRDSLTEINLSVCNRVTDHSLTFFKRCGSICHIDLRYCKQVTKTACEQFIAEMSVSVQFGLKEDKLLQKLG; this is encoded by the exons CATGCAGCCAACCGGCCAAAGCCCAAGATGGGGACGTCAGCAGCGGTCAAGCTGCCGTCCAATCGCAGTGCGTCTGGCGCCAGACGCAGGAGAACACGCTGCCGAAAGTGTGAGGCGTGCCTCCGAACCGAGTGTGGAGACTGTCACTTCTGTAAAGACATGAAGAAGTTTGGAGGACCAGGGCGCATGAAGCAGTCCTGTATCATGAGGCAGTGCATTGCA CCTGTCCTGCCCCACAcggctgtgtgtgttgtgtgtggagAAGCAGGTAAGGAGGACtccctggaggaagaggaggacaagtTCAACATCATGCTCATGGAGTGCTCCATCTGCAGTGAGATTGTTCACCCCAACTGCTTAAAG GTTAAAGATGCGTCTGGCGTGGTGAATGATGAACTTCCCAACTGTTGGGAATGTCCCAAATGCAACTCAGCTGGGAAAACAGGAAAA GTCTGCAAGCAAAAAAGGGGACCAGGGTTCAAGTACGCGTCCAACCTCCCTGGCTCTCTGCTGAGGGAGCAGAAGGCGGTCAAGGAGGAGGGCGAGTCCACCTCTACGTCTACAGTCAAGAGGAAGCCTGAGAGGGATGAGACTCCCAGACACAGACCTGAGGAATGGGAGCCCCTTCACAGACAACCCCCTGTCCTGTCCCCCAGCACCCTGCCTCGGCCCAGACCTGAGGACAAACTGAGGAAGAAGAGAAAGCTCTTCGACGATGACTACGAAGAGGACTTTGATGTGAGGAAGAAG GGAAAGTCAGATGGACATCTGTTCATTAATCAGATCAAgactgaagaggaggaggaggtagatgaagaggagaaggCCTCTCTGTACCGGCgaggcctggagaggagagggcgTTTAAGAGATAccgaggaggaggcagaggacgGGGATGACGAGGACACAAAGACAAGCCTGCCCAGGCCTCCTCTCAAAACTTCTGTTCTAGACAGTGACCAGTCTCACTGCAGCTCTCCATGGGCTGGCCCCAGTAGCGAGGGGGGCAGTGAACCCCAGGAGAAGGGCCCACGTCCCAAAGCGTGCCGCAAACGCCGATTACCAAACAAAGAGCTGAGCAAAGAGCTGAGCAAAGCACTGAACCAGGAGATCCAGAAGACCGAGGACTGCCTTGCCAATGAGAACCGCCAGCCCCTGAAGGTGGAGCCAGAGAGTGAGAATGAAGAGCCAAAGAGGAGCTTCCGCAATGGCAGTGACCTAGGAGGGGAGCGGCCACACCTCTGGACCAAGGAAATTAACGGCACTCCCTGGGAGCTGCGCCACTTCTACCCCAGCCAAATCACCCCTCTGGGCTTCAACAGGAGCTCCCCTGGCACCCGGCCCCTGCCCCCACGCTCCCCACCCAAGTGTGTCCAAATGGAGCGCCACGTCATCCGGCCGCCCCCCATCAGCCCCCCACCGGATAGACTGCCCCTGGTGGACGGGAAAACCCACGCGGTGCAGCGAGAGGTCTGGGTGAAGATCTTCGGACACGTCACACACAAGGAGCTGTGTGTCTGCATGCGTGTCTGCAAGACATGGAACCGATG GTGCTGTGATAAAAGACTGTGGACCATAATTGATCTGAACCGCTGTAAATCTATTACTCCCCTTATGCTGAGTGGCATCATCCGCAGACAGCCCCTCTCACTGGACCTCAGCTGGACCAACATCTCCAAGAAGCAACTAAGCTGGCTTATAAACCGCTTACCGG GTCTGCGGGTGTTGCTGCTCTCAGGTTGCTCATGGGTGGCTGTGTCTGCCCTCTGCACCTCTAGCTGCCCTCTGCTGCGCACCCTTGATGTGCAGTGGGTGGAGGGGCTCAAAGATGCCCAGATGAGGGACCTGCTCTCGCCTCCGACCGACAACAGACCAG gCCAGTTGGACAACCGTTTTAAGCTGAGGAACGTTGTGGACTTGCGTCTGGCCGGACTGGACATCACAGACGCCTCTCTGCGTCTGATTATCAGACATATGCCGGTACTTTCACAACTGGACCTGAGCTACTGCAACCACGTCAACGACCAGTCGGTCAACCTGCTGACGGCCGCAGGGACCACAACCAGAGACTCCCTCACAGAGATCAACCTGTCAG TTTGTAATAGGGTGACAGACCATTCCCTTACCTTCTTCAAGCGCTGTGGGAGCATCTGTCACATTGACCTACGCTACTGCAAACAGGTGACCAAGACGGCCTGTGAACAGTTCATAGCAGAGATGTCCGTGAGTGTACAGTTTGGCCTCAAAGAGGACAAATTACTGCAGAAACTCGGCTAG